TGATGGTCGTAGCCATCTTTGAGAGCAATGAAATCTGTAGCAGTGTACAATATTTTGCAAGCAATTAGATTCTAGGCATCACACTTCCAACTCTGGTTACATAATTTCAACTTTCTTGGTAAGATATTATGATTGTGGATGTCAACAAGCTAACAGGTAACCCAGCAGAATCTTTATTCAAGGTTAAACTTAGAAAGCATCCTTATGTAAGGATTTTCAATTAGCTGCAGCTTGAAAAGCTCTCAGAAAAACCTCAGGGGGCTGGCCACCACTCAGCTGATACTTCCCATTAATCTGCCAAATGAAATTGTCTTTAAAGCATGAAACCAGAACTGTGTACTTGATCTCAAAACTGGAAATTCATAAATGTGAACTAACCACATAATGTGGAACTCCCGTAATCTGTGACGAGTATTTCTCGAGGTCCTCCTTGACCTTCGTTGGATCATAACAAGGAGACAATCAATTCAGTTTATTAGGATCCAATAAGGACTTTTACACCTGAAATTTCCCTTAAAAACTCGGAATAGAAATGGCAGTTTTGGGGTACTTAAATTCTCTTCTCTTATTTGCTCAAATCTTTTTGAAAAGACACTGACatgtcaaattattattacaaaaaagtCAGTTTTAAGTTTCTTCGATGTTTTCTTAACAACTGACAAGCATAACTTGATTGAATCAATATAGAAAATACCTCCTTCAATCCATTATTGGGATCTTCAAGAAACTCTGCAGCACCTTCTACACCCACTTTCTTAGCAGATTCAACAAGAAATTCCCTGCATCCGGTTACAACTGTTAGTAGCTTGTCTTCATGGAATGTGATAATACAGAAAGACATTCACCACCCACTCAGTTCCAACACAAATATATTACAGAAAAAGCCCGTCCCATCAAAGAGTGATAACAAGCTTGGTTAGTTTTCTCTCACCCTCCCTGTTGTTAGCCTAACAGTTGATAGTGTTGgttttacctgtattcaaaagAGAGTAGAACACCCCTGACCCTATTGTCCTGGTTAGCTATAAGAATAACAATGGGCAAAATggataattttatgaaaattttatcttaagcCTTGGTGAGACAGAAACTAAGATCTCTTAATCCAAGTGCCACTGCAAGGCCACTGGGCTAAGAACGCATTGGCTTGATAGAAGACCTGATACAGCGTCATTTTCAGCTTGATTGCCAAACTGTCCAAGAAGAACGCAAGGCAGAATGGTCATCATACACATTGTGTTTTGCCTTCCAGGAAGAATCAATTGTTGTGCAAAACATTCTCATCATTGGATGtttaatatttcaattgatTGATATAAAGACATAAAACatgtaattattataatgaCATGCTATAACATGGTACCAATTATCAagtaattctttattttataacaGGCAGGTGCTGTATGAATGAAGCTAAAGTTACAACTGATTCTCGGTTCATTTGAGGTCCTTCGAGGATTGAAATTCATTTGATGTTCACTGCTTAAGTGTTGGAAATGTCTAGGGAATGAACTGAATGGAAAAAAAGTTCTGGGCTAGGCAAAACACTGGAACTAGAAGAAACTAACTATgcagatataaaaaaaaacaaacgagAAATTGCAaccaaattatatgatatgaatTCCATGGAGATATGGAAAACAATAGTTCAAACAAGTCCACAAATACCTGTCACCAATGTATTTACCCTGTGTGAAGTAGCCAAGGAACAGTTCCTCCAAAAGTTTATGTTGCTTATCAAGATCCTGCTGTCCAGCAAAATATATAAGCCTGTGGCTATCGAGGGTACTTCCCCTGTGCATATTAAAGACAGCGTTATTGATATTTCGACCAGAAAGCTCATTCAAAGATTTCTATCTTTCATAAAGCAGCTCACAGAGAAAGGCAGAATCCTCTTTTCAAACTTACGTGAGTCCAGACATGTTGTATTCCAACCCAAGATCCCTAAAAATCTGCAATTTTTGGAGCAGTTATAATACACAGATCATCCAAGTGAAAGGCAATTCAAAGATAAACAAGTCAGCAAATACAAATGGCtctaagaaaaataaacctcAGTCATTCGAGCTATGATCCCTTGAGCTCGAGCTCCAAACTTATTCTCATAATAGCTTTTCTTATCAACACCTTCCGTAGAGGCATTAGGATTGAGAAAAAAGGGGTGCCATTTAATCTGCAAATTTAGTTCCAGAATAATCAGAGCAAAACACTAAAGGCTGATTGTTTTTGTCTGTGTGAGAGAGGGAAATAAAGATGGAACCTCAAAATCATATTGGTCCTTAGATGTAGCTATAGCCTTGTCCAGATTCCTTTTTCCTACAAAGCACCATGGGCATACAGAGTCTGAACTTATATCGATTTTGATAATCTTCTTCTCATTGCTGCTATTAACTGACTGAGCCATAATTCTTCTGTATCTGCGGTCTTTCTAGCATATAGATGTGAATATCAGGTGCTCAAAAGAGTTAGAATAGTCTTTCTTCAGTTGTATATCTAAACCATCAATGTGACAACagctaaaaaaatttatcagcCAGAACAGCGAAAAAAATTGGAGAAATATCCTCTTCAATTGTCTATCCAACAGGAGCATTTTGTGACACAATCCAAGAACAATTCAGAAAGTTAGAGATTAATGAAGACCAATGCACCAAAACACAAAACATTCTCTCTAATGATTTGAACTGTTCCAAAACATGAAGACCTGTATAATTCAATCCCTGTCAAGCCCAGTTGTCAAATTCTACCCATTTAGTTCTAGGAAAGATTATATCTGTTGTCAAAGAGTAGGCAGACCAAAGCCTTTGCAAGATTCTTATCAAACAATCCTTCCCCTTTCTTTATATTGAAAATCAGTGTAACCAACAAAATTAAGAAGACTAACTACGatatttatcagccacatacAATTTGAAGCgatgaagataatgaaaaaaaactaATACCACATCAATTAAGAGTTGTCCCATCAACTAAAGTCACCAAATTCCCCACTTCAACAAAGGTTTACTTTTTTACACTATGTTGATTGTTTCAGTCCAACCCTCATAACAATTATTAAAGCAATCTCAAAAGGGTATCCTTCTTTTGTCAAATAAATTGATGTTGTAGAAACAAAGAACCACAAAATACTTCAAAAATGATTAACAGTGAAGAGCAGAAACTAATGAAAgataagaagaaaacaatagaGAGTGAAGTGAAGGCTTTTtatgcaaagaaaaaatattacctGGAAGTACAAGTAGAGACCTTGCGCTTAGAGAGAGAGCTTTAGGACTAGAACTCATTGCTAAGATATTTGTATAGAAAAAGGTTGGTGAAAATGGAATGCTTGTTCATGGTTTGACTTTTTCTACTTTTGCCAACAACCGCCTCATTACTGTTGGCAACTACCACCTCATTTTATCAGGaaggtaagaaaaaaaatgcccGAATTATTTCCACCAAATCTTTACCGAAATTACTATGtcaccctttaagtttgaaaaacttatttttcatttattcatcaattttgtctattaatattaatatttatattggaagaacataaatgtcattttctattaaaagaaaataattcttaaaatcatatatttgtcAAGCGGAAAAATGGTTGAAGGAGTTTAAAtgtaaaaaagaagaaaatgtgaaaaatggaATAGTAAGATTAAGCactgtaatataatataattttatgtattatatgttgaaatattatagaattttgattatttaaataatttttatttgaatatttcattatccaTATAATATTCATTGGAATTGCTAAAGGGTAATCTAATCTAATGGACTTGATCGATGgatgaaaaaactaaaattttttaaacttaaaagatgGAAATTATTTCagcaaagtttgggtgggaaacagtcatttggccaggaataaaataacaagaaagTGAATGGGGTGGGcagcaattaaaattttattttttaagtatttacctataaatttttttttttcttttgataataaAGTATCTACGCAATTTCGACAAATTAGTAAATCTTGAGATATAATAATTAgacctataattattatattgaatatatcaaaattttactttatatgATCTCATTATTCGATCTCAGATTAATCAAtccaaaattatttcaatataggtaaataaattattcaaactttcTCTTTCACAAAGAGACTATTTTCCTTAACCACTCAAGTTAACTCTTGAGtttaataaacatatttattaatctCTCATCGAACACAATATGTGTTacagaatataatataattaaaaaatatatataatttatgatatataaaaaattatttaatataataaatatatcatataatacaataaatatattattaataaaagttgatatatattttagaaaaattatcataacatatgtgtgtttaattttcttttaaatttta
The genomic region above belongs to Mangifera indica cultivar Alphonso chromosome 15, CATAS_Mindica_2.1, whole genome shotgun sequence and contains:
- the LOC123198408 gene encoding uncharacterized protein YwbO-like isoform X1, with the translated sequence MSSSPKALSLSARSLLVLPDRRYRRIMAQSVNSSNEKKIIKIDISSDSVCPWCFVGKRNLDKAIATSKDQYDFEIKWHPFFLNPNASTEGVDKKSYYENKFGARAQGIIARMTEIFRDLGLEYNMSGLTGSTLDSHRLIYFAGQQDLDKQHKLLEELFLGYFTQGKYIGDREFLVESAKKVGVEGAAEFLEDPNNGLKEVKEDLEKYSSQITGVPHYVINGKYQLSGGQPPEVFLRAFQAAAN
- the LOC123198408 gene encoding uncharacterized protein YwbO-like isoform X2 yields the protein MAQSVNSSNEKKIIKIDISSDSVCPWCFVGKRNLDKAIATSKDQYDFEIKWHPFFLNPNASTEGVDKKSYYENKFGARAQGIIARMTEIFRDLGLEYNMSGLTGSTLDSHRLIYFAGQQDLDKQHKLLEELFLGYFTQGKYIGDREFLVESAKKVGVEGAAEFLEDPNNGLKEVKEDLEKYSSQITGVPHYVINGKYQLSGGQPPEVFLRAFQAAAN